One window of the Rosa rugosa chromosome 3, drRosRugo1.1, whole genome shotgun sequence genome contains the following:
- the LOC133741209 gene encoding cytochrome b561 and DOMON domain-containing protein At3g07570 yields MKENSQFIVFITITITIFGLTAIVNSQTDSCSSSLNLQNVNLPFDAASLNCHAVWDSQSYILRYSQTTPGTWTFVLSAPAANSYIAMGFSSNGQMTGSSAIVGWVSSTEGGVIKRYYLGGTSSDLVEVDKGNLVLTNFSFITNQSSTVYMGFQLVADQPQSRLIYSVGPTGLLPVAPNYRLTEHFDKVSTTINYITGQTSSTGSPYTRLRRSHGALNMLGWGILMIIGIIVARHLKSYDPLWFYLHIGIQSFAFVFGIIGVICGFVLENKTNADVSAHKALGIFILVLGCLQVMAFLARPNKVSKARKYWNWYHQSVGRLLIILAVANVFYGIHLGDEGTGWNAGYGAVLAILVVIAVILELKLWFRK; encoded by the exons ATGAAAGAAAACTCCCAATTCATAGTtttcatcaccatcaccatcaccattttTGGCTTAACAGCCATAGTGAATTCCCAAACAGATTCCTGCAGCTCAAGTCTAAACCTCCAGAATGTCAATCTGCCCTTTGATGCAGCTTCCCTCAACTGCCATGCTGTTTGGGATTCTCAGAGTTACATCCTCAGA TACTCACAGACCACACCAGGAACATGGACCTTTGTTCTCTCAGCACCCGCAGCAAATTCCTACATAGCAATGGGGTTCTCAAGCAATGGCCAGATGACAGGGTCCAGTGCGATTGTGGGATGGGTGTCCTCAACAGAGGGAGGAGTAATTAAGCGGTACTACTTAGGTGGGACTTCATCAGACCTTGTGGAGGTTGACAAAGGGAACCTAGTTCTTACCAACTTCTCCTTCATCACAAATCAGTCTTCCACGGTATACATGGGGTTCCAGTTGGTGGCTGACCAACCACAAAGTAGGCTCATATACTCAGTTGGCCCAACTGGGTTGCTTCCTGTTGCACCTAACTACAGGTTGACAGAGCACTTTGACAAGGTCTCCACCACCATAAATTACATTACAG GTCAAACATCGAGCACAGGAAGTCCATATACAAGATTAAGAAGGAGCCACGGAGCACTGAATATGCTTGGATGGGGCATTCTGATGATAATTGGAATAATAGTTGCTCGTCACTTAAAGTCCTATGATCCACTTTGGTTTTACCTTCATATTGGCATCCAATCATTCGCATTTGTGTTTGGAATAATTGGTGTCATTTGTGGATTTGTCTTAGAAAATAAGACTAATGCTGATGTCTCCGCCCACAAAGCTCTTGGTATCTTCATTCTTGTGCTTGGATGTCTTCAG GTGATGGCATTTTTGGCTCGACCAAATAAGGTATCGAAAGCACGAAAATACTGGAATTGGTACCATCAAAGCGTGGGAAGGCTTCTGATTATTCTTGCAGTTGCAAATGTTTTCTACGGAATCCATTTGGGAGATGAAGGAACGGGATGGAATGCTGGATATGGAGCTGTTCTTGCTATCTTGGTTGTTATTGCTGTTATTCTCGAATTAAAATTGTGGTTTAGAAAATAA
- the LOC133741211 gene encoding ribonuclease 2 — protein sequence MAVLSAKLASSAALALILVAASLCLIEAKQSGIGIEIGSRGRPRQREFDYFNLALQWPGTYCQRTRYCCPNNACCRGSNSPAVFTIHGLWPDYNDGSWPACCTKKSFDEKEISTLLDPLEKYWPSLSCGKPSSCRGGKGSFWGHEWEKHGTCSAPVTGDEYNYFLTTLNVYFKYNVTKVLNEAGYVPSNTEKYPLGGIVSAIQNAFHATPKLVCRNGAVEELHLCFYKDFKPRDCVGGSSSSSDMLFSSSSCPNYISLPAYASLGAGNVESEVSWVPEDVL from the exons ATGGCTGTTCTCTCTGCCAAACTGGCCTCTTCTGCTGCACTTGCATTGATACTAGTAGCGGCTTCGCTGTGTCTGATTGAAGCCAAACAATCTGGAATTGGGATTGAAATTGGAAGCAGAGGAAGGCCAAGGCAGAGAGAGTTTGATTACTTTAACTTGGCCTTACAATGGCCTGGAACTTACTGTCAACGCACCCGTTATTGCTGCCCCAACAACGCCTGCTGCCGAGG CTCAAATTCTCCGGCTGTGTTCACAATCC ATGGATTGTGGCCTGACTACAATGATGGAAGCTGGCCTGCCTGTTGCACAAAGAAGAGTTTTGATGAAAAAGAg ATCTCAACATTGCTTGACCCCTTGGAGAAATATTGGCCATCATTAAGTTGTGGTAAACCATCATCCTGCCGTGGTGGAAAAGGATCATTTTGGGGTCATGAG TGGG AGAAGCATGGGACTTGCTCCGCTCCAGTAACTGGAGATGAATACAACTACTTTTTGACGACCCTCAATGTGTATTTTAAATACAACGTCACA AAAGTCCTGAATGAAGCAGGATATGTACCTTCTAATACTGAAAAATATCCTCTTGGAGGCATTGTTTCTGCCATTCAGAATGCTTTCCATGCAACCCCAAAGTTGGTTTGCAGAAATGGTGCTGTGGAGGAACTTCATCTTTGCTTCTACAAGGATTTCAAG CCCCGGGATTGTGTGGGTGGATCTAGCAGTTCAAGTGACATGTTATTTTCTAGTAGCTCATGTCCCAATTACATCAGCTTACCAGCATATGCATCACTGG GGGCTGGCAATGTGGAAAGTGAGGTTTCATGGGTGCCTGAGGATGTTCTCTAA